In Capsicum annuum cultivar UCD-10X-F1 chromosome 7, UCD10Xv1.1, whole genome shotgun sequence, one genomic interval encodes:
- the LOC107878318 gene encoding endochitinase 4 — MKLCEFTALSLLLSLLLLAASAEQCGKQAGGARCAPGLCCSKFGWCGNTNVYCGPGNCQSQCPSGPSPKPPTPGPRPGGDISGVISNSMFDQMLKHRNDNACQGKGNFYSYNAFISAARSFRGFGTTGDTTARKREIAAFFAQTSHETTGGWPTAPDGPYAWGYCFLRERGSPGDYCTPSGQWPCAPGRKYFGRGPIQISHNYNYGPCGRAIGVDLLNNPDLVATDPVISFKSAIWFWMTPQSPKPSCHDVIIGRWQPSSADRAANRLPGFGVTTNIINGGLECGHGNDNRVQDRIGFYRRYCGILGVSPGNNLDCGNQRSFGNGLLIDSM; from the exons ATGAAGCTTTGTGAATTCACAGCTCTTTCTTTGTTACTTTCTCTCCTATTGCTAGCTGCATCGGCAGAACAATGTGGTAAGCAGGCGGGAGGTGCACGTTGTGCCCCCGGACTCTGTTGCAGCAAATTTGGCTGGTGTGGTAATACTAATGTCTATTGTGGTCCTGGAAATTGTCAAAGTCAGTGTCCTTCGGGTCCCTCTCCGAAGCCACCAACCCCTGGTCCTCGTCCTGGTGGGGACATCAGTGGTGTTATCTCAAATTCTATGTTTGATCAAATGCTTAAGCATCGCAATGATAATGCATGTCAAGGAAAGGGTAATTTCTACAGTTACAATGCCTTCATCAGTGCTGCCAGGTCTTTTCGTGGCTTTGGTACCACTGGTGATACCACTGCCCGAAAAAGAGAAATTGCTGCTTTCTTTGCCCAAACCTCCCATGAAACTACCG GAGGATGGCCTACAGCCCCTGATGGACCATATGCATGGGGATACTGCTTCCTTAGAGAAAGAGGTAGCCCCGGGGACTACTGTACACCAAGTGGTCAATGGCCTTGTGCTCCTGGAAGAAAATACTTCGGACGAGGTCCCATTCAAATCTCACA CAATTACAACTATGGGCCATGTGGAAGAGCCATCGGAGTTGACCTTTTAAACAATCCTGATTTAGTTGCCACGGATCCAGTCATCTCATTCAAATCAGCTATCTGGTTCTGGATGACCCCTCAATCACCAAAGCCTTCTTGCCACGATGTCATCATTGGAAGATGGCAACCATCCAGCGCTGACCGAGCAGCCAACCGCCTCCCTGGATTCGGCGTCACCACAAACATCATTAATGGTGGCTTGGAATGTGGTCATGGTAATGACAATAGGGTCCAGGATCGGATTGGGTTTTATAGGAGGTATTGTGGAATTCTTGGAGTTAGCCCAGGTAACAATCTTGATTGCGGCAATCAGAGATCTTTTGGCAATGGACTCTTAATCGATTCTATGTAA